In a single window of the Olivibacter sp. SDN3 genome:
- a CDS encoding LacI family DNA-binding transcriptional regulator, whose amino-acid sequence MKRITIKDLSKHLSLSTSTISRAFVNDKSIHPETKKRVLQAAEKLGYKPNPAALNLKYGQSKNIGFVVPEMVTPFSTAVLRGIQKTLNPQGYRIIILQSDESPAIERQHLLFLEEFNVEAIIINLCHETYNQDLYQEILERGTPLIFFDRIPSTSLNVSKVIVNDHIKASLMVEHLIGIGRKRIAHIMGPSSIRNATERAMGYQRILTKHQLFDQDLIVKTEGIGFEYGRNAVRHLMHKKVQFDAIFAFTDTLAIGAMNFLLENNVKIPDEVAIASFSGTELSTIVYPALTTVEQPLEKMGEAAAELVLEKIQGGSVASRTIVLAPELVYRGSTEHHS is encoded by the coding sequence ATGAAACGCATAACCATAAAAGACCTTTCGAAACACTTATCATTATCAACATCGACAATTTCCAGGGCATTTGTTAATGATAAAAGTATACATCCAGAGACCAAGAAAAGAGTATTACAAGCAGCAGAAAAATTGGGTTATAAGCCTAATCCGGCTGCGCTGAACTTAAAATATGGGCAGTCTAAAAACATTGGATTTGTAGTACCCGAAATGGTAACGCCGTTTTCTACTGCTGTATTACGCGGAATCCAAAAAACCCTCAATCCGCAAGGTTACAGAATTATTATTTTACAGTCGGACGAGAGCCCTGCAATAGAAAGACAGCATCTCTTGTTTCTGGAAGAATTTAATGTAGAAGCTATCATTATTAACTTGTGCCACGAGACATACAATCAGGATTTATATCAGGAAATTCTGGAAAGAGGAACACCATTGATCTTCTTTGACAGAATACCAAGTACTTCTCTGAACGTTTCGAAAGTTATTGTAAACGATCATATTAAAGCCTCTCTAATGGTGGAACATCTCATTGGGATTGGCCGGAAAAGAATCGCCCATATCATGGGTCCTTCTTCCATTCGGAACGCAACTGAAAGGGCAATGGGATACCAACGTATCCTTACAAAACATCAGCTTTTTGATCAAGATTTAATCGTAAAAACGGAAGGTATAGGTTTTGAATATGGACGAAATGCTGTACGACATCTGATGCATAAAAAGGTTCAATTCGATGCTATTTTTGCATTTACCGATACCTTAGCGATTGGAGCAATGAACTTTCTCCTTGAAAATAACGTTAAAATTCCCGATGAGGTTGCCATTGCCAGTTTTTCCGGAACCGAATTATCGACCATTGTTTATCCGGCATTAACCACAGTTGAGCAACCTCTCGAAAAAATGGGAGAAGCTGCTGCCGAACTGGTATTGGAAAAAATTCAGGGTGGCTCTGTAGCTAGCAGAACAATTGTTTTAGCTCCCGAACTGGTATATAGAGGCTCTACAGAACATCATAGTTGA